The following are encoded in a window of Alphaproteobacteria bacterium genomic DNA:
- a CDS encoding glycosyltransferase family 9 protein, which produces MGRAVRVKALFVTSNRIGDAVLTSGVLAHLIDAHPDLRVTIACGPHAAPLFDAVPGRAATIPMIKAPFKGHWFSLWAKCLPQLWDIAIDMRGSGLTWFLLAKKRAILSGRNDALHRVEDAARVLNLSPTPSPRLWHSPKSLARAEALMGNGKWLVLGATANWPGKAWAATRFRELALRLIAQGAALAGARVAIVGGPGEREMAAPLLGGNALDLVGTEDLGTVAAAISRASLYVGNDSGLMHVAAASGVPTLGLFGPSEDRHFRPWGPNAAFVRTPESKAELFAKIDFQPKGALGLMDSLSVEMAERAANDLLSRVQARAA; this is translated from the coding sequence ATGGGAAGAGCTGTTCGCGTGAAGGCGCTGTTCGTCACCTCCAACCGGATCGGCGACGCGGTTTTGACCTCGGGCGTTCTGGCGCATTTGATCGACGCGCATCCCGATTTGCGGGTGACGATCGCGTGCGGGCCGCATGCCGCCCCGTTGTTCGACGCCGTGCCCGGGCGCGCGGCGACGATCCCGATGATCAAAGCGCCGTTCAAAGGCCATTGGTTTTCGCTATGGGCGAAATGCCTGCCGCAATTATGGGATATCGCGATCGATATGCGCGGCTCCGGCCTCACGTGGTTCTTGCTCGCCAAGAAACGCGCGATCCTGTCCGGCCGCAATGATGCGCTGCATCGCGTCGAGGATGCCGCGCGTGTGTTGAATCTGTCGCCGACGCCAAGCCCGCGTCTGTGGCATTCGCCCAAATCGCTTGCGCGCGCCGAAGCGCTGATGGGCAACGGCAAATGGCTCGTCCTCGGCGCCACGGCGAATTGGCCGGGCAAGGCCTGGGCCGCGACGCGCTTTCGCGAACTCGCGCTGCGTTTGATCGCGCAGGGTGCCGCGCTGGCGGGTGCCCGCGTCGCCATCGTCGGCGGGCCGGGCGAGCGTGAGATGGCGGCCCCCTTGTTGGGCGGCAACGCGCTCGACCTCGTCGGCACCGAAGATCTCGGCACGGTCGCGGCGGCGATTTCGCGCGCGTCGCTTTATGTCGGCAACGATTCAGGCTTGATGCATGTCGCCGCCGCGTCGGGCGTGCCCACGCTCGGGCTGTTCGGCCCGTCGGAGGATCGGCATTTCCGCCCCTGGGGCCCGAACGCCGCCTTCGTGCGCACGCCCGAAAGCAAGGCCGAGTTGTTCGCCAAGATCGATTTCCAGCCCAAGGGCGCTCTCGGCCTGATGGACTCGCTGAGTGTCGAAATGGCCGAGCGCGCGGCCAACGATCTTCTGTCGCGCGTGCAGGCGAGGGCGGCATGA
- a CDS encoding folate-binding protein YgfZ: MTAPVFAALPARAVLAVAGEDRKTFLQGLISADTLKLSPTRAGYGGFLTAQGRFLHEFMLAEAGDTILLDVEAARIDDLAKRLKLYKLRAKVTIAPRPDFEVAIAWGDGVAAKFGLDAAPGTAREEGGGAIFVDPRLAELGLRAILPSGRFAEIASAAGLAHGDPAAYDALRVKLGVPDGSRDLPVEDALLLENGFDELSGVDWKKGCYIGQELTARMKYRGLVKKRLVPVAIDGPVPAPGTIVKLGEAEAGEMRSAAGAMGLALLRLEAMAKAAAEGIPLQAGDATLTPHKPAWANF; this comes from the coding sequence ATGACCGCGCCCGTTTTCGCCGCCCTGCCCGCCCGTGCCGTGCTCGCCGTTGCGGGCGAGGATCGCAAGACCTTCCTGCAAGGCCTGATTTCGGCGGACACGCTGAAACTGTCGCCGACGCGCGCGGGCTATGGCGGGTTCCTGACCGCGCAAGGCCGCTTCCTGCACGAATTCATGCTGGCCGAAGCGGGCGATACGATCCTGCTCGATGTCGAGGCCGCGCGTATCGACGATCTCGCGAAACGGCTGAAGCTTTACAAGTTGCGCGCGAAGGTGACGATCGCACCCCGCCCCGATTTCGAAGTCGCGATCGCCTGGGGCGACGGCGTCGCCGCGAAATTCGGTCTCGACGCCGCCCCCGGCACGGCGCGGGAAGAAGGCGGCGGCGCGATCTTCGTCGATCCGCGCTTGGCCGAATTGGGTCTGCGCGCGATCCTGCCGTCCGGCCGCTTCGCCGAAATCGCGTCGGCCGCCGGACTGGCGCATGGCGATCCTGCGGCTTACGACGCGCTGCGCGTGAAGCTGGGTGTGCCCGACGGCAGCCGCGATCTTCCAGTCGAGGACGCGCTGCTGCTGGAGAACGGCTTCGACGAGCTCTCGGGCGTCGATTGGAAAAAGGGCTGCTATATCGGCCAGGAACTGACCGCGCGCATGAAGTATCGCGGGCTGGTCAAAAAGCGCCTCGTGCCCGTCGCGATCGATGGGCCCGTCCCCGCCCCCGGCACGATCGTCAAACTCGGCGAGGCGGAAGCGGGCGAGATGCGTTCTGCCGCCGGTGCCATGGGCCTAGCGCTGCTGCGCCTGGAAGCGATGGCGAAGGCGGCGGCGGAAGGCATTCCGCTCCAGGCGGGCGATGCGACGCTGACGCCGCACAAACCCGCCTGGGCGAATTTCTAG
- a CDS encoding glycosyltransferase yields the protein MPFDGFGPTSRPLDAGPRALAYLAAALAQRGHEVSVINKADFPALCDGVDWLGWTQEPKANPEIAIAVDDPALLAHAPHAEKRFVWAHGTAASLDVPAAVSSFGAWRPDVVFHTKPQRDRWLNANGLTTHVVEPAPGHAFLDDFPVHPAEPPRLLTVCHPLGGLERLVRLFAERIRPAVPNAELRVYSAMLDRGRWGGDVPAAVRPVHELCQAWASAGVTVHPPQPDPQMADAYRQARGLLHPSLAEEPAAIVLMEAQAACLPVIGFMQSAVAFDRVADGVTGKLAASDDAFVEAAVELLTSADTHARYSGNCKTLRRGRTWAIAAAEWEELFA from the coding sequence GTGCCGTTCGACGGTTTCGGCCCCACCAGCCGGCCGCTGGATGCGGGCCCCCGGGCACTCGCCTATTTGGCGGCGGCCCTCGCCCAGCGCGGGCACGAAGTTAGCGTCATCAACAAGGCGGATTTCCCGGCCTTGTGCGACGGTGTGGATTGGCTCGGCTGGACGCAAGAACCCAAAGCCAACCCGGAAATCGCCATCGCGGTGGACGATCCCGCGTTGCTCGCCCATGCGCCGCATGCGGAAAAGCGCTTCGTTTGGGCGCACGGCACGGCCGCGTCGCTCGACGTGCCCGCCGCCGTGTCGTCCTTCGGCGCGTGGCGCCCGGACGTGGTGTTCCACACCAAGCCGCAGCGCGACCGCTGGCTGAACGCCAATGGTTTGACGACGCATGTCGTCGAGCCGGCACCCGGCCATGCCTTCCTCGACGATTTTCCGGTGCATCCGGCCGAGCCGCCGCGGCTGCTGACCGTGTGCCATCCGCTCGGCGGGCTCGAACGCCTCGTGCGTTTGTTCGCCGAGCGTATTCGTCCCGCCGTGCCCAATGCGGAATTGCGCGTCTATTCGGCGATGCTCGATCGCGGGCGCTGGGGCGGCGACGTGCCCGCCGCCGTGCGCCCCGTTCACGAGCTTTGCCAAGCCTGGGCGAGTGCGGGCGTCACCGTGCATCCGCCGCAGCCCGATCCGCAAATGGCCGACGCTTATCGGCAAGCGCGCGGATTGCTGCATCCTTCGCTGGCGGAGGAACCCGCCGCGATCGTTCTGATGGAAGCGCAGGCCGCGTGCTTGCCGGTGATCGGCTTCATGCAAAGCGCCGTGGCGTTCGATCGCGTGGCCGATGGCGTGACCGGCAAGCTCGCGGCGTCCGACGACGCGTTCGTCGAGGCGGCGGTAGAATTGCTCACCTCGGCCGACACGCATGCGCGCTATTCCGGCAATTGCAAGACGCTGCGGCGCGGCCGAACCTGGGCGATCGCCGCCGCGGAATGGGAAGAGCTGTTCGCGTGA
- a CDS encoding glycine--tRNA ligase subunit beta, which yields MSELLLELFSEEIPARMQARAAEDLKRLATERLTASGLTFTRADVFVTPRRLALVVDGLLARTPDLKEEKKGPRVGSPDQAIQGFLKGAGLASLDGCEKRMVGKAEFWFAIVEKKGQATADLLPGLIADTVKAFGWPKSMRWGANRFAWVRPLQSVLALLDGKILAGGVDLGGATLAFGDTTHGHRFLAPARFAVTNFADYQAKLLAAKVMLDPAQRRAKILADLEAKAKALGLTLRDDPGLLDEVTGLVEWPVVLTGAIDAKFMDVPQEALITSMRAHQKYFALLNADGSLARQFALVANMETTDAGATIVAGNERVLRARLSDAKFFWDLDRKTKLADRLPALAQRVFHAKLGTMAQKVERLEKLSAFIATKLGADAEAALRAAKLAKADLSSGMVGEFPELQGIMGRYYARHDGEPADIADAIRAHYQPLGPSDACPSAPVSVAVALAEKLDTLAGFWSIDEKPTGSKDPFALRRSALGVIRLIVENKLRLALVEVFVLALLLVVSTNQPDMGPDVDANDLLLFKAKRLGLDKKAIDLMGFFADRLKVVLKEKGVRHDLIDAVFALGGEDDLVRLLARVDALDTFLKGQDGANLLIGYRRAANIVAIETKKDGAAPTGAADPALFAQAEENALFARLGEVGTKLDAALKAEDFAAAMASLAALRGPVDAFFDKVTVNTEDRALRANRLKLLSAIGAAPARVADFSKIEG from the coding sequence ATGTCTGAGCTGCTCCTCGAACTCTTCTCCGAAGAAATCCCCGCGCGCATGCAGGCGCGTGCCGCCGAGGATTTGAAGCGCCTCGCGACCGAACGCCTGACGGCTTCGGGCCTGACCTTCACGCGCGCGGATGTGTTCGTGACGCCGCGCCGCTTGGCGCTGGTCGTCGATGGTCTCCTGGCGCGCACACCCGATCTGAAGGAAGAGAAGAAAGGCCCGCGTGTCGGCTCGCCCGACCAAGCCATTCAAGGCTTCCTGAAGGGCGCAGGGCTCGCCTCGCTCGACGGTTGCGAAAAGCGGATGGTCGGCAAGGCCGAATTCTGGTTCGCGATCGTCGAGAAGAAGGGCCAAGCGACCGCCGATCTTCTGCCCGGCCTGATCGCCGATACGGTGAAGGCGTTTGGCTGGCCCAAATCGATGCGCTGGGGCGCCAATCGCTTCGCCTGGGTGCGGCCGTTGCAAAGCGTGCTCGCGTTGCTCGACGGCAAGATTCTGGCGGGCGGCGTAGATCTCGGCGGCGCGACGCTGGCGTTCGGCGATACGACGCACGGCCATCGCTTCTTGGCGCCCGCGCGTTTCGCGGTGACGAACTTCGCAGACTATCAAGCGAAGCTGCTGGCGGCGAAGGTGATGCTCGATCCCGCGCAACGCCGCGCCAAGATCCTCGCCGATCTCGAAGCCAAGGCGAAGGCGTTGGGCCTTACGTTGCGCGACGACCCAGGCCTGCTCGACGAGGTCACGGGGCTGGTCGAATGGCCGGTTGTGCTGACCGGCGCCATCGACGCGAAATTCATGGACGTGCCGCAGGAAGCGCTGATCACGTCGATGCGCGCGCATCAGAAATACTTTGCGCTGTTGAACGCCGATGGTTCGCTTGCCCGCCAATTCGCGCTGGTCGCGAATATGGAAACGACCGACGCGGGCGCAACGATCGTCGCGGGCAACGAGCGCGTGCTGCGCGCGCGCTTGTCCGACGCCAAGTTCTTCTGGGATTTGGATCGCAAGACCAAGCTCGCCGACCGTTTGCCCGCACTCGCCCAGCGCGTGTTCCACGCCAAGCTCGGCACGATGGCGCAGAAGGTCGAACGCTTGGAGAAGCTGTCGGCCTTCATCGCGACGAAGCTCGGCGCCGATGCGGAAGCCGCGTTGCGCGCGGCAAAACTCGCCAAGGCGGATTTGTCGTCCGGCATGGTCGGCGAATTCCCCGAGTTGCAAGGCATCATGGGCCGCTATTACGCGCGCCATGACGGCGAGCCGGCCGACATCGCCGATGCGATCCGTGCACACTACCAGCCGCTGGGCCCGTCGGATGCGTGCCCGTCGGCACCGGTGTCGGTCGCGGTGGCGCTGGCCGAGAAACTCGACACGCTGGCCGGGTTCTGGTCGATCGACGAAAAGCCGACGGGTTCGAAGGATCCGTTCGCGTTGCGCCGTTCGGCGCTGGGCGTGATCCGCCTGATCGTCGAGAACAAGCTGCGCTTGGCCCTAGTTGAAGTTTTCGTGCTAGCGCTTTTGCTGGTTGTTTCGACCAATCAGCCCGATATGGGCCCTGATGTCGATGCCAATGACTTGCTGCTCTTTAAGGCCAAACGGCTTGGTCTCGACAAAAAAGCGATCGATCTGATGGGTTTCTTCGCCGACCGTTTGAAGGTCGTGCTGAAGGAAAAGGGTGTGCGTCACGATCTGATCGACGCGGTGTTCGCGTTGGGCGGCGAGGACGATCTGGTGCGCCTGCTCGCGCGCGTCGATGCGCTCGACACGTTCCTGAAGGGCCAGGACGGCGCCAATCTGCTGATCGGCTATCGCCGCGCGGCGAATATCGTCGCGATCGAAACGAAGAAGGACGGGGCCGCGCCAACCGGTGCCGCCGATCCCGCCTTGTTCGCGCAGGCGGAAGAAAACGCGCTGTTCGCCCGTTTGGGCGAGGTGGGAACGAAGCTCGACGCCGCGTTGAAGGCCGAAGATTTCGCCGCGGCGATGGCTTCCCTCGCCGCGTTGCGCGGGCCCGTCGATGCGTTCTTCGACAAGGTCACCGTAAATACCGAGGATCGCGCCTTGCGCGCCAATCGGCTCAAATTGCTTTCCGCGATCGGCGCCGCACCCGCACGCGTCGCCGATTTCTCCAAGATCGAAGGCTAA
- a CDS encoding glycosyltransferase family 2 protein yields MTKLSALIVARNEEARLPACLAAIAFADEIVVVLDRTTDASRAVAEKYGARVIEGGWDVEGDRRNAGIAACAGPWILEVDADEIVPPELGAEIRAVVSNSTASRHLIPVDNYIGERLVRYGWGASFGKNAYPGLFRKGAKIWGRERVHPSLKFDGVEGAPLTARLIHHVDRNLSETIRRLDRYTSARAIDLRAKGDPDPTSRYVRRFFSRFWKCFVARKGYREGGYGLVIAALAGLYPLVSHLKAKYEKE; encoded by the coding sequence ATGACCAAGCTTTCCGCCCTGATCGTCGCCCGCAACGAGGAAGCGCGCTTGCCCGCGTGCCTCGCGGCGATTGCCTTCGCCGACGAGATCGTCGTCGTGCTCGACCGCACGACCGACGCCAGTCGCGCGGTGGCCGAGAAATATGGTGCGCGCGTCATCGAAGGCGGGTGGGATGTCGAAGGCGATCGGCGCAATGCCGGGATCGCGGCGTGTGCGGGCCCGTGGATTTTGGAAGTCGATGCCGACGAAATCGTGCCGCCCGAACTTGGCGCCGAGATTCGGGCGGTGGTGTCGAATTCGACCGCTTCGCGCCATCTGATCCCGGTCGACAATTATATCGGCGAACGTTTGGTGCGCTATGGCTGGGGCGCGTCGTTCGGTAAGAACGCCTATCCCGGCTTGTTCCGCAAAGGCGCCAAGATCTGGGGTCGCGAGCGCGTGCATCCGTCATTGAAATTCGACGGCGTCGAAGGAGCCCCCCTGACCGCGCGACTGATCCATCACGTCGATCGCAATCTTTCCGAAACGATCCGCCGTTTGGATCGCTACACCTCGGCGCGCGCGATCGATCTGCGCGCCAAGGGCGATCCGGATCCGACGTCGCGCTATGTGCGGCGCTTCTTCTCGCGGTTCTGGAAATGCTTCGTCGCGCGCAAGGGCTATCGCGAGGGCGGGTACGGCCTCGTTATCGCCGCATTGGCGGGTTTGTATCCGCTCGTGTCGCATCTGAAAGCCAAGTACGAGAAGGAATAG
- a CDS encoding glycine--tRNA ligase subunit alpha translates to MSVSGAKGLSFQDLILKLHSYWSAQGCLILQPYDMEVGAGTFHPATTLRALGPKPWKAAYVQPSRRPSDGRYGENPNRLQHYYQYQVILKPSPANSQDLYLGSLKEIGLDPAQHDIRFVEDDWESPTLGAWGLGWEVWCDGMEVTQYTYFQQVGGIECDPVAVELTYGLERLCMYIQGVENVYDLRFNNDGVKYGEVFLRAEKEYSAHNFEHADTDALFQHFADAEKECQSLLAHKLALPAYDQCIKASHRFNLLDARGVISVTERQAYIGRVRALAKACCEAWLAGEGSNNV, encoded by the coding sequence ATGTCCGTATCCGGCGCCAAAGGCCTGAGCTTTCAGGACCTCATCCTCAAACTACATTCCTATTGGTCGGCCCAAGGCTGCCTGATCCTGCAGCCTTACGACATGGAAGTGGGGGCCGGCACGTTCCACCCCGCGACCACGTTGCGCGCGTTGGGGCCCAAGCCGTGGAAAGCGGCTTACGTGCAGCCCTCGCGCCGCCCGTCCGACGGGCGCTACGGCGAGAACCCGAACCGGCTGCAGCATTACTACCAGTATCAGGTGATCCTGAAGCCGTCGCCGGCGAACAGCCAGGACCTCTATCTCGGCAGCCTCAAGGAAATCGGTCTCGATCCCGCCCAGCACGATATCCGCTTCGTCGAGGACGATTGGGAAAGCCCCACGCTGGGCGCCTGGGGGCTCGGCTGGGAAGTGTGGTGCGACGGCATGGAAGTCACGCAGTACACGTATTTCCAGCAGGTCGGCGGCATCGAATGCGATCCGGTGGCGGTGGAACTCACCTACGGTCTCGAACGCCTGTGCATGTATATCCAGGGCGTCGAGAACGTCTATGACCTCCGCTTCAACAACGACGGCGTGAAATACGGCGAAGTGTTCCTGCGCGCGGAGAAGGAATACTCCGCGCATAATTTCGAACACGCCGACACCGACGCGCTGTTCCAGCATTTCGCCGACGCCGAGAAGGAATGCCAGTCGCTGCTGGCGCACAAGTTGGCGTTGCCCGCCTACGACCAATGCATCAAGGCGTCGCACCGCTTTAATTTGCTCGACGCGCGCGGCGTGATCTCGGTCACCGAACGCCAAGCCTATATCGGCCGCGTGCGCGCCTTGGCCAAAGCCTGCTGCGAAGCCTGGCTGGCGGGGGAGGGCTCGAACAATGTCTGA
- a CDS encoding glycosyltransferase family 4 protein produces MARIVLADDGIAFDGRSAGALGGGETAFLRLAEGLAARGHDVAAFSNTDERGNVAGVEWAPVSGPMPDDADLYIANRGDRVLDRVPGAKRIAFWLHNDARYLKKFRYLRRLWRRKPTLVFVSQSHRRLAPSWLPGGERVVIPLGLEDAYRHEALRAVPPPVALYAANPLRGLSELAALWPRIDVAGAKLLAHSGADLYAAKPRTRAAMEAALASVAGVTGIELRPFVKRDALIDVLRGARVFLYPGDPTETFCLSVAEAQALGVPCVVYARGALPERVIDGKTGFVAKSEAEFVDAARRLLSEDALWLAQHRACLATQNKRGWADMAADFERLLP; encoded by the coding sequence GTGGCCCGCATCGTCCTGGCCGACGACGGGATCGCGTTCGACGGCCGCAGTGCCGGCGCGTTGGGCGGCGGCGAAACGGCGTTTTTGCGCCTTGCCGAAGGCTTGGCCGCGCGCGGCCACGATGTGGCGGCGTTCAGCAATACGGACGAACGCGGTAACGTCGCCGGCGTCGAATGGGCGCCGGTCTCGGGCCCGATGCCGGACGATGCCGATCTTTACATCGCCAATCGCGGCGACCGCGTGTTGGATCGCGTGCCCGGCGCCAAGCGCATCGCCTTTTGGCTGCATAACGACGCGCGCTATCTGAAGAAGTTCCGCTATCTGCGCCGTTTGTGGCGCCGCAAACCCACGCTGGTCTTCGTCAGCCAATCCCATCGCCGCTTGGCGCCTTCCTGGCTGCCGGGCGGTGAACGCGTGGTGATCCCGTTGGGTTTGGAGGACGCGTATCGCCACGAAGCATTGCGCGCCGTTCCGCCGCCGGTGGCGCTCTATGCCGCCAATCCGCTGCGGGGTTTGTCGGAACTCGCGGCACTCTGGCCGAGGATCGATGTCGCAGGCGCCAAGCTGCTCGCGCATTCGGGTGCGGATCTCTATGCCGCTAAGCCGCGTACGCGGGCGGCGATGGAAGCGGCGCTCGCCAGCGTGGCGGGCGTTACGGGCATCGAATTGCGCCCCTTCGTCAAACGCGATGCGTTGATCGATGTGCTGCGCGGGGCGCGCGTGTTTCTCTACCCCGGCGACCCGACCGAGACGTTTTGTCTGTCGGTCGCGGAAGCCCAGGCCTTGGGCGTGCCCTGCGTCGTTTATGCGCGTGGCGCCTTGCCCGAACGCGTCATCGACGGCAAAACCGGATTCGTCGCGAAATCCGAAGCGGAATTCGTCGATGCCGCGCGGCGCCTGTTGAGCGAGGACGCGCTGTGGCTTGCCCAGCATCGCGCGTGCTTGGCGACGCAAAACAAGCGCGGTTGGGCCGACATGGCGGCCGACTTCGAAAGGCTGCTACCATGA